Within the Butyrivibrio sp. AE3004 genome, the region CCTGTGGCATTCGTTTTTGGAGAGAATGGTAGCAAGATTTTCGGAGGACCATTTTGTTGTTTGCACCGTTTCAAGAGAAGTGGAAGCAATCGTTTCCAAAATTCATGACGATGTATCCAAGCTTGTTCCTGGAGCAAAGCTTGAAATAAAGGCAGGTATCTATAAGTTAGAAAACGACTGCAATGATATAGGACTTGCCTGCGATCACGCGAGACTTGCCTGCAGAAACATAAAAACAAGATATGACATACCCTATGCTTTTTATAATGAAGACATTCATTCCAAGCTGCAAATGCAGCAGTTTGTTCTTGATAATATAGATGATGCTGTTGAACGCGGAGACATTAAGGTTTTTTATCAGCCCATCATACGAACCAGAACCAATGAAATCTGCGGTTATGAGGCACTTGCAAGATGGAAGGATCCGGAGAAGGGGTTGATTTCGCCTGCAGGCTTTATAAATATTCTCGAGGAACACAGACAGATACATAAGCTGGATATGTTTATGGTCAGAAAAGTCTGTGAAGATTACGCTAAGCTAAGAGATGAGGGCGAGATGCTGGTTCCGGTATCAATAAACCTCTCCAGACTTGATTTCAACTTGTGTAACGTTATTGATGAGGTTGAAAACTGCAGAAAAAAAGTCAATATGCCTGTGAATATGCTGGATATTGAAATAACGGAGAGTGCACTTACCGAAAGCGATGCAATTATTAAAAATGCTATAGACCAGTTCAGAAGTCTCGGATATCAGGTGTGGATAGATGATTTCGGAAGTGGTTATTCATCGCTTACAACAATTCTGGATTATCAGTTCGACACATTAAAACTGGATCTGGCTTTCCTTAGAAGATACGATAAAAATCCAAGGTCCGGAAAAGTTCTGGGATTTATTATCCAGGCAGCGCACAGCATGGGGCATGTAACACTGACAGAAGGTGTTGAGACAGAGGAACACTACGAATTTCTAAAGACCATAGGATGCGATAAGGCACAGGGGTATCACTTCGGAAAACCGCAGCCTATGGCGGAAAGCAGGAAATATACGTCCTTTAACAGAATGACGTGGGAAAAGTATTGATTAGCTCTTCTATTTTACAAAAAATATGTTAAACTACTACTAATTTGTAAACGTGTAAGTAGAGGAGGATGAAAGAATGTACGTTACCTGTTTGGACCTTGAGGGTGTTTTGGTTCCCGAAATCTGGATTGCTTTTGCTGAGGCATCAGGAATACCCGAACTTAAAAGAACAACAAGAGATGAGCCTGATTACGATAAGCTCATGAAATTCAGAATTGATATTCTTAAGGAACATGGTCTTGGACTTAAAGAGATTCAGGACACAATTGAAAAAATCGATCCGTTGCCGGGAGCAAGAGAGTTCCTGGATAAGCTTAGAGAGGTAACTCAGGTAATTATTCTGAGTGATACATTTACCCAGTTTGCTTCACCTCTTATGAAGAAGCTTGGCTGGCCTACTATTTTCTGTAACAGCCTTGAGGTAGCAGATAACGGCGAGATCACAGGCTTTAAGATGCGCTGCGAAAAGGGCAAACTTACAACTGTTAAGGCACTTCAGAGCATAGGCTTTGAGACTATCGCAAGCGGCGACAGCTTCAATGACCTTGGAATGATCGAAGCAAGTAAGGCAGGTTTCTTATTCAGAACTACAGACCAGATTAAGAAGGATTATCCTCAGTTTCCTGCTTTTGAGACATATGATGAGCTTTTTGCAGCTATCAAAGAACAGCTTGATAAATAATCCGGCTTCTTAAATAAATAGACATTACATTTTTTACATGACGAAAATCGGATGGTAACATCCGATTTTTGCTATGAAAAACGGACATTACACTTATGAAATAATTGGAGATAAATTCATGAAGAGAAATTACAAATTCACACTCAGCTATGACGGAACACGATTTTTCGGGTGGGAGAGGCAACCAAATAAGGATATGACTATTCAGGGGAAGCTTGAAGCGGTCCTTACCAGAATGACAAATCTTCCTGAGGGTGAATCTGTTCAGGTTATCGGTGCGGGAAGGACGGATGCGGGCGTACATGCCAGAGCCATGACCGCCAATGCCATGCTTGATACAACTCTTAATGAAGAAGAGATTCAGAGCTACATGAATCAGTATCTGCCTGAAGATATCAGCATCAATGATGTAAGGGCCTGTGCTGAGAGATTTCACAGCAGATACAATGCTATTGGTAAAACATACAGATATACATGTTATTACGGTAACTCAAAACCGGTTTTTGACCGTAAATATGTAACGGTTCTTGAAGAGAAGCCTGATGTTGAACTGATGAAAAAAGGCGCTGAATTTATAATCGGGACCCATGATTTTAAAAGCTTTTGCGGGAATACCAAAATGAAAAAGTCCACGGTAAGATGCGTGGACAACATAAAGATAGAGGAGAGTGGACCTCAGATACGCTTATATTTTCATG harbors:
- a CDS encoding sensor domain-containing protein — its product is MSRNQDKIKDYIAGTGSGFIPKGIPGGFFIYYAEGNGDIVFADENIIKLYECESMEEFRNLTGNCFCGMVYPEDYDMTQGAISKQTVFGAMRHDYVRYRIRTKKGNIKYVEDFGHLVHGKDGVSYYYVYIVDIEQNEYYNTNKNSYAEAQVLEMNQEMDSVTGMWNQAHFYKVVQEKMMDTNFRRQGISVIYFDLNHFKLFNEKYGFQKGDELLYDIARLLWHSFLERMVARFSEDHFVVCTVSREVEAIVSKIHDDVSKLVPGAKLEIKAGIYKLENDCNDIGLACDHARLACRNIKTRYDIPYAFYNEDIHSKLQMQQFVLDNIDDAVERGDIKVFYQPIIRTRTNEICGYEALARWKDPEKGLISPAGFINILEEHRQIHKLDMFMVRKVCEDYAKLRDEGEMLVPVSINLSRLDFNLCNVIDEVENCRKKVNMPVNMLDIEITESALTESDAIIKNAIDQFRSLGYQVWIDDFGSGYSSLTTILDYQFDTLKLDLAFLRRYDKNPRSGKVLGFIIQAAHSMGHVTLTEGVETEEHYEFLKTIGCDKAQGYHFGKPQPMAESRKYTSFNRMTWEKY
- the thrH gene encoding bifunctional phosphoserine phosphatase/homoserine phosphotransferase ThrH, producing MYVTCLDLEGVLVPEIWIAFAEASGIPELKRTTRDEPDYDKLMKFRIDILKEHGLGLKEIQDTIEKIDPLPGAREFLDKLREVTQVIILSDTFTQFASPLMKKLGWPTIFCNSLEVADNGEITGFKMRCEKGKLTTVKALQSIGFETIASGDSFNDLGMIEASKAGFLFRTTDQIKKDYPQFPAFETYDELFAAIKEQLDK
- the truA gene encoding tRNA pseudouridine(38-40) synthase TruA; the protein is MKRNYKFTLSYDGTRFFGWERQPNKDMTIQGKLEAVLTRMTNLPEGESVQVIGAGRTDAGVHARAMTANAMLDTTLNEEEIQSYMNQYLPEDISINDVRACAERFHSRYNAIGKTYRYTCYYGNSKPVFDRKYVTVLEEKPDVELMKKGAEFIIGTHDFKSFCGNTKMKKSTVRCVDNIKIEESGPQIRLYFHGNGFLQNMVRIMTGTLLEVGYGHIAPEEIKTIIEACDRQKAGPTAPPQGLCLMKVDY